From Nitrospinota bacterium, one genomic window encodes:
- the bcp gene encoding thioredoxin-dependent thiol peroxidase: MELETGAKAPSFCLLDHNEKETALKDFAGKWVVLYFYPKDNTPGCTTEAVEFTARLKDFEKLGAAILGVSADSPKSHRAFIEKQKLDLRLLSDTDRKMLQAYGVWRKKKMAGREYMGIVRTTCLIAPDGKLAKVWPKVKVKGHVDDVLAALRKLKG; this comes from the coding sequence ATGGAACTTGAAACAGGCGCAAAAGCACCGTCGTTTTGTCTGCTCGACCACAACGAAAAAGAAACGGCCCTGAAGGATTTTGCGGGAAAATGGGTAGTCCTCTATTTTTACCCGAAAGACAACACCCCCGGCTGTACCACCGAAGCGGTGGAATTCACCGCGCGGTTGAAAGATTTTGAAAAGCTGGGGGCGGCAATTCTGGGGGTCAGCGCCGACAGTCCAAAAAGCCACCGCGCTTTTATTGAAAAACAGAAGCTCGATCTGCGCCTTTTAAGCGACACGGACAGGAAAATGCTTCAAGCCTACGGCGTTTGGCGGAAAAAGAAAATGGCCGGGCGGGAATATATGGGAATCGTTCGAACCACCTGCCTGATAGCGCCGGACGGCAAACTGGCAAAAGTCTGGCCCAAAGTGAAGGTGAAAGGACATGTGGATGATGTACTGGCGGCGCTCAGAAAACTTAAAGGGTGA
- a CDS encoding peroxiredoxin gives MTLRVGDKAPDFELRDQHGASVRLSTLLGQKPVVLFFYPKDDSPICTREVCAFRDAHAGFAAAGAEVLGISMDGMESHNLFSSKHALPYRILSDEKKDVLALYGVKTILGFMPERVTFVIGKDGVIRHVYSAMLRGTKHAEEALAALRKIT, from the coding sequence ATGACGTTGCGTGTGGGCGACAAGGCTCCCGACTTTGAACTGCGCGACCAACACGGCGCGTCGGTGCGCCTCTCCACCCTACTTGGTCAAAAGCCGGTGGTGCTCTTCTTTTACCCGAAAGACGACTCCCCCATCTGTACGCGCGAGGTCTGCGCCTTTCGTGATGCACATGCCGGGTTTGCCGCCGCCGGGGCCGAAGTGCTGGGGATAAGCATGGATGGCATGGAAAGCCACAATCTTTTCTCCAGCAAACACGCGCTGCCCTATCGCATCCTGAGCGACGAAAAAAAAGATGTCCTCGCGCTCTACGGCGTCAAAACGATACTCGGATTCATGCCGGAGCGGGTGACATTTGTTATCGGCAAGGACGGCGTGATCCGTCATGTGTACAGCGCCATGCTGCGTGGAACCAAGCACGCCGAAGAAGCCCTGGCGGCGCTCAGGAAGATCACGTAA
- a CDS encoding GNAT family N-acetyltransferase codes for MQPGWEELYRQRLKSADDAVAAIKPASRIFISGGCAEPRALVSALTARAAKLPDCEIVTMLTAGKPPYTDEKYADSFRLNAFYITQTLRESVWKGLADYTPILLSEVPALFRGGRMRLDAALVQVSPPDKNGHCSLGIGVDVAMAAIESADYVIAQVNRNMPRTHGDTFVPLKSFHALVEQEEELISYAVGHCGPACRAIGQNISRLIEDGSTLQIGMGAIAESVLLQLGNHRDLGVHTETFSDALMELVKSGVITNARKSMHKGKVIAAFCMGSPELYAFVNDNPMFEFHPIDYTNNRRVIAANDKMVSINSALLIDLTGQVSNYSIGYEIYGGMGGQVDFSRGAALSRDGKPIIALPSTSEDGEKSTIVPFIEEGTGVVTTRGDVHYVVTEYGTAFLHGKSIRERTLSLIQVAHPKFRDWLMQEAKKRQLVYQDQALKSDAVYPAQYELRQEMGGGLMVFFRPVKATDEKGLQRLIYGMSAESRFLRFFERMSRFPHRKAQELTAVDYEGDMAIVAIVEREGAEEIIAAGHYMLSPRSGMAEVAFMVADEYHNRHIASFLLKYLIQIAREHGVKGFFASVLLQNKAMVKVFLKSGYEVKIEDLDGEYRVTFTFDKPLKE; via the coding sequence ATGCAACCTGGCTGGGAAGAACTCTACCGCCAGCGGCTCAAATCCGCCGATGACGCCGTCGCGGCCATAAAACCGGCATCGCGCATCTTCATCTCCGGCGGTTGCGCCGAGCCGCGCGCCCTGGTGAGCGCCCTCACCGCCCGCGCCGCGAAGCTTCCCGATTGCGAGATCGTCACCATGCTCACGGCGGGCAAGCCCCCCTACACCGATGAAAAATACGCCGACAGTTTCCGTCTCAATGCCTTCTATATTACCCAAACGCTGCGCGAATCGGTCTGGAAGGGTCTGGCGGATTACACGCCGATACTCCTTTCAGAAGTACCCGCCCTCTTCCGCGGCGGCAGAATGCGCCTCGACGCGGCGCTGGTACAGGTATCGCCGCCCGACAAGAACGGCCACTGCTCGCTCGGCATCGGCGTCGATGTCGCGATGGCGGCCATCGAAAGCGCCGATTACGTGATCGCGCAGGTTAACCGCAACATGCCGCGCACCCACGGCGATACCTTTGTGCCGCTGAAAAGCTTTCACGCGCTGGTGGAACAGGAGGAGGAGCTTATTTCATACGCCGTGGGGCATTGCGGCCCGGCATGCCGGGCCATCGGCCAGAACATCAGCCGCCTGATAGAGGACGGCTCCACCCTGCAAATAGGGATGGGGGCCATCGCCGAAAGCGTGCTGTTGCAACTGGGGAACCACCGCGACCTGGGCGTCCACACGGAAACCTTTTCCGACGCGCTGATGGAACTGGTTAAAAGCGGCGTCATCACCAATGCGCGCAAATCGATGCACAAGGGAAAAGTCATCGCCGCGTTTTGCATGGGAAGCCCGGAGCTCTACGCCTTCGTCAACGACAACCCGATGTTCGAGTTCCACCCCATCGATTACACCAACAACCGGCGGGTGATTGCCGCCAACGACAAAATGGTCTCCATCAACAGCGCGCTGCTTATTGACCTCACCGGGCAGGTGAGCAACTACAGCATCGGCTATGAAATATACGGCGGCATGGGGGGACAGGTGGATTTCTCGCGCGGGGCGGCGCTCAGCCGGGACGGTAAGCCAATCATCGCCCTCCCCTCCACCTCCGAAGACGGGGAAAAAAGCACCATCGTCCCATTCATTGAGGAAGGAACGGGGGTCGTTACAACCCGCGGCGATGTGCACTATGTGGTGACCGAATACGGCACCGCCTTCCTGCACGGCAAGTCGATCCGGGAACGAACCTTGAGCCTCATACAGGTCGCCCATCCGAAATTCCGCGACTGGCTGATGCAGGAGGCGAAGAAACGGCAGCTTGTATATCAAGATCAGGCGCTGAAAAGCGACGCGGTTTACCCGGCGCAATATGAACTGCGGCAGGAGATGGGGGGCGGCCTCATGGTCTTTTTCCGCCCGGTGAAGGCGACCGACGAAAAAGGGCTGCAACGGCTCATCTATGGCATGTCGGCGGAATCGCGCTTCCTTCGCTTTTTCGAGCGGATGAGCCGGTTCCCGCACCGCAAAGCGCAGGAGCTGACGGCGGTGGATTACGAGGGCGATATGGCCATCGTCGCCATCGTCGAACGCGAAGGCGCGGAGGAAATCATCGCCGCCGGACACTATATGCTCAGCCCCCGCAGCGGCATGGCCGAGGTCGCCTTCATGGTGGCGGACGAATACCACAACCGGCACATCGCCAGCTTTTTGCTGAAATACCTGATACAGATCGCCCGCGAACATGGCGTGAAAGGGTTCTTCGCCTCCGTGCTGCTGCAAAACAAGGCGATGGTGAAAGTCTTTTTGAAATCCGGCTACGAAGTGAAAATAGAAGACCTCGACGGCGAGTACCGCGTGACCTTCACCTTCGACAAGCCGCTGAAGGAGTGA